DNA from Microbacterium sp. SORGH_AS_0969:
ATAGACGGGGTCCAGGTCGCCGGTAAGACCGGCACCGCGGAGAACGGATCGACACGTCCGTTCACTCTCTGGTTCACGGGTTTTGCTCCGGCCGACGACCCCAAGGTCGCCGTCGCAGTGGTGGTCGAGAACGGCGGGGGCCAGGGGCAGAGCGGGAGCGGCAACGACATTGCCGCCCCGATAGCGAAGAAGGTCATGGAGGCGGTGCTGGGTAAATGAGACCGACGCAGGGAGTGACCTTCGGAGGACGGTACGAGCTCGATACGCGTATTGCGATCGGCGGTATGGGTGAGGTGTGGGAGGCGACCGATCATGTGATCGGACGCACCGTCGCCATCAAGATCCTCAAAGACGAATACATGGGCGACCCCGGGTTCCTCGAGCGTTTCCGCGCCGAGGCCCGCCACGCCGCCCTCGTGAACCACGAGGGCATCGCCAGCGTGTTCGACTACGGCGAGGAAGACGGCAGCGCCTTCCTCGTCATGGAACTCGTCCCCGGCGAAGCCCTGTCGACGATCCTCGAGCGCGAGGGCTCGCTGTCGACCGACAAGACGCTCGACATCGTCGCGCAGACCGCCGCCGCGCTGCAGGCTGCGCACGCGGCCGGTCTCGTCCACCGCGACATCAAGCCGGGCAACCTGCTGATCACGCCCGACGGCCGCGTCAAGATCACCGACTTCGGCATCGCCCGCATCGCCGACCAGGTCCCGCTGACCGCGACCGGTCAGGTCATGGGCACCGTGCAGTACCTGTCGCCCGAGCAGGCGTCCGGACACCCGGCGTCTCCGGCGACCGACATCTACTCGCTCGGCATCGTCGCGTACGAGTGCCTCGCGGGCAAGCGCCCCTTCACCGGCGAGTCGCAGGTCGCGATCGCGATGGCCCAGATCAACGAGCAGCCCGCGCCGCTCCCGCCCACCGTGGCGGTTCCGGTGCAGAACCTCGTGATGGCGATGATCGCGAAGAAGCCCGACGACCGGCCCGCCTCGGCCGCCGCCGTCTCGCGCGCCGCCACGGCCCTGCGCCGGGGAGACCTGACCGCCGCCGCGGCCGCGGTCCCCGCCATCGCCGCGGGTGCCGCCGTCGCCGACGACGTCACGCAGCTCCTGTCTCCCGGACAGACGGGCGCGGCGACGCGCCTCATGCCGACGCCAGCGGCCACGTCGCTCCTCACCGAGGAGCACACCGAAGAGACCGTGCCGCAGAAGAAGAAGCGAAGCCGGCTCACGTGGCCGCTCATCGCGCTGATCGTGCTGCTCGTCCTGGTCCTCGGAGGAACGCTCGCCGCTCTGCTGACCAACCAGAACGAGCCCGACGCGGCCCCCTCGAGCACGGCTCCGACCGCAGCCACGCCGGTGCCGAGCGCGTCGACGCCTTCGCCGGCTCCGTCGCCCTCGCAGACGCTCGTCGACGTCGACTCGCTCGAGCTGGTCGGCCGCACATGTGACGAGGCCCGCGCAATCCTCCGCGAGAACAACCTCGCGGCCACGTGCGCCACCGGAAATGCGGCGACCAGCGCCGACGAGGTCGGCAAGGTCTACATCGTCGACCCCACCGGTCGTAACCCTGCGGGCACCAACATCACGGTGACGGTCTACGGCGAAGAGACGCCCCTCAGCCAGCCGGGAACGCCCACTCTGCCGTCGTCGGTCGCGGCCGGCGCCACGGTGCAGGTTTCGTGGCAGCAGTACACCTGCCCCTCGGGCACGGGCAACGTGACGTCGTACAATTTCACCGCCGAGCAGGGCACCTTCGCCACCAACGGCTCGTCGACGGCGTCGTTCTCCCCCGACGAGCGCAACGCCGAACTGGTGGTGAGCAACTCGCCCGGGTCGACTCTCCGCGTCACCTACACGGTCAGCTGCTCGGGCACCGATCGGACCGCGGGTCCCTCGGGCGAGGCCTCGGCCACCATCTCCGGCGGTCCGTCGCCGACGACCTCCGCGTCGCCCAAGAACTGACCCCTCGAACACGCACCACCCTGGAGTTCCTTCGTGACCACTGAGACGCGCGTCCTGTCCGGACGCTACCGCGTTGACGACCTCATCGGTCGTGGCGGCATGGCGAGCGTCTACCGCGGCTACGACCAGACGCTCGGGCGGACCGTCGCGATCAAGGTCCTCAAGGCCGATCTCGCCGGCGACGCGGCCTTCCGTACGCGCTTCCGCCTCGAGGCGCAGGCCGCGTCGCGCATGGCGCACCCCACGATCGTGCGGGTGTTCGACGCGGGCGAAGACGTGGAGACGGGCCCGGACGGCCAGGAACGTCCCGTTCCGTACATCGTCATGGAACTCGTCCACGGGCGTCTGCTCAAGGACATCATCTCGGCGGGCCCCGTTCCCACCGACGACGCACTGCGGTACGTCGACGGCATCCTCGAGGCGCTCGAGTACTCGCACCGCGCCGGTGTCGTGCACCGCGACATCAAGCCCGGCAACGTGATGATCACCGAATCCGGCGGTGTGAAGGTCATGGACTTCGGCATCGCGCGCGCGGTGTCGGACTCCTCGTCGACCGTGGCCGAGACGACGGCGATCGTCGGCACGGCCGCCTACTTCTCTCC
Protein-coding regions in this window:
- a CDS encoding serine/threonine-protein kinase, with the translated sequence MRPTQGVTFGGRYELDTRIAIGGMGEVWEATDHVIGRTVAIKILKDEYMGDPGFLERFRAEARHAALVNHEGIASVFDYGEEDGSAFLVMELVPGEALSTILEREGSLSTDKTLDIVAQTAAALQAAHAAGLVHRDIKPGNLLITPDGRVKITDFGIARIADQVPLTATGQVMGTVQYLSPEQASGHPASPATDIYSLGIVAYECLAGKRPFTGESQVAIAMAQINEQPAPLPPTVAVPVQNLVMAMIAKKPDDRPASAAAVSRAATALRRGDLTAAAAAVPAIAAGAAVADDVTQLLSPGQTGAATRLMPTPAATSLLTEEHTEETVPQKKKRSRLTWPLIALIVLLVLVLGGTLAALLTNQNEPDAAPSSTAPTAATPVPSASTPSPAPSPSQTLVDVDSLELVGRTCDEARAILRENNLAATCATGNAATSADEVGKVYIVDPTGRNPAGTNITVTVYGEETPLSQPGTPTLPSSVAAGATVQVSWQQYTCPSGTGNVTSYNFTAEQGTFATNGSSTASFSPDERNAELVVSNSPGSTLRVTYTVSCSGTDRTAGPSGEASATISGGPSPTTSASPKN